Proteins from a single region of Flavobacterium sp. YJ01:
- a CDS encoding fumarate reductase/succinate dehydrogenase flavoprotein subunit yields the protein MMESKIPEGPLADKWNLYKSKAKLVNPANRKKLNVIVVGTGLAGASCAASLAEQGYNVKSFCFQDSPRRAHSVAAQGGVNAAKNYKNDGDSTFRMFYDTIKGGDFRSREANVYRLAECSAALIDHAVAQGVPFAREYAGYLNNRSFGGVQVSRTFYARGQTGQQLLLGAYQALERQAALGKITLYTRHEMLELVVIEGKAKGIIARNLETGTLERHAADVVVLATGGYGKVYYLSTLAMGCNSSAVWRAHKKGAFMAGVSWIQFHPTSLPQHGENQSKLTLMSESLRNDGRIWVPKTANDSRNANSIPEEERDYYLERRYPSFGNLAPRDISSRAAKERIDAGHGVGPMKNAIYLDFSDAIKTQGKDAIEVKYSNLFTMYEKITGINAYKEPMLISPSAHFTMGGLWVDYELMTTIPGLFALGEANFADHGANRLGANSLLQACVDGYFIAPYTIPNYLAGELNASKFDISHPAFEEAEKEVRRQLDRFLHTNGTFSADYFHKKIGRLLYEKCGLSRNRKKLEEALIEIRELKASFEKDLRITGDNTLNSELEKAGRISDYIELAELMCYDALQREESCGAHFREEYQTPDGEAVRNDEDFCYVSAWEWKGNQDEPELHKEPLVFESVELAVRSYK from the coding sequence ATGATGGAATCAAAAATACCAGAAGGACCTCTAGCAGATAAATGGAATCTTTACAAGTCAAAAGCTAAACTTGTAAATCCGGCCAATCGAAAAAAATTAAATGTTATAGTTGTCGGCACAGGACTCGCAGGAGCTTCTTGTGCGGCATCTTTAGCAGAACAAGGTTATAATGTAAAATCATTTTGTTTTCAAGATTCTCCCAGACGCGCCCATTCTGTTGCCGCACAAGGCGGAGTAAATGCGGCTAAAAACTATAAAAATGATGGCGACAGTACTTTCAGAATGTTTTATGACACCATCAAAGGCGGAGATTTTAGATCTCGCGAAGCCAATGTTTACCGTTTAGCCGAATGTTCTGCCGCCCTAATCGATCATGCAGTGGCACAAGGTGTACCCTTTGCTAGAGAATATGCAGGTTATTTGAATAATCGCTCTTTTGGAGGCGTTCAGGTTTCACGAACTTTCTATGCGAGAGGTCAAACAGGACAACAGCTTTTATTGGGTGCTTACCAAGCTTTAGAACGACAAGCTGCTTTAGGAAAAATTACTTTGTACACGCGTCATGAAATGCTCGAATTGGTTGTTATTGAAGGCAAAGCCAAAGGAATAATTGCACGAAATCTTGAAACTGGAACTTTAGAACGTCATGCCGCCGATGTAGTGGTTTTGGCTACTGGAGGTTACGGAAAAGTATATTATTTATCTACTTTGGCAATGGGCTGTAACAGTTCTGCCGTTTGGAGGGCACACAAAAAGGGCGCTTTTATGGCTGGCGTGAGCTGGATTCAGTTTCATCCTACTTCACTTCCGCAACATGGAGAAAATCAATCTAAATTGACTTTGATGTCTGAATCGCTTCGAAATGATGGAAGAATTTGGGTTCCTAAAACGGCAAATGATAGCAGAAATGCCAATTCAATTCCCGAAGAAGAAAGAGATTATTATTTAGAACGCCGTTATCCCTCTTTTGGAAATTTAGCGCCGAGAGATATTTCTTCAAGAGCTGCTAAAGAAAGAATCGATGCCGGACATGGCGTTGGACCAATGAAAAACGCTATTTATTTAGATTTTTCTGATGCTATAAAAACGCAGGGAAAAGATGCAATTGAAGTAAAATACAGCAATCTTTTTACCATGTATGAAAAAATTACAGGAATAAATGCTTATAAAGAACCTATGCTTATTTCTCCGTCTGCGCACTTTACGATGGGCGGACTTTGGGTAGATTATGAATTAATGACCACAATTCCTGGTTTATTTGCTTTAGGCGAAGCTAACTTTGCCGATCACGGCGCTAATCGTCTTGGAGCAAATTCGCTGCTTCAAGCTTGTGTAGACGGCTATTTTATTGCTCCTTATACGATTCCGAATTATTTGGCTGGCGAATTGAACGCCAGCAAATTTGATATTTCACATCCTGCTTTTGAGGAAGCTGAAAAAGAGGTAAGAAGACAATTGGATCGTTTTTTACATACCAACGGAACATTTTCTGCAGATTATTTTCATAAAAAAATCGGACGTCTTCTTTACGAAAAATGCGGACTTTCTAGAAACAGAAAAAAACTCGAAGAAGCTTTAATTGAAATCCGAGAATTAAAAGCTTCATTTGAAAAAGATCTCAGAATTACAGGAGATAATACTTTAAACAGTGAACTAGAAAAAGCTGGTAGAATTTCTGATTATATAGAATTAGCCGAATTAATGTGTTATGATGCCTTACAGCGCGAAGAATCCTGCGGAGCACATTTTAGAGAAGAATATCAAACTCCTGATGGTGAAGCCGTTCGAAATGATGAAGATTTCTGTTACGTTTCGGCTTGGGAATGGAAAGGCAATCAAGACGAACCCGAACTGCACAAAGAACCTCTAGTTTTTGAATCCGTAGAACTCGCCGTAAGAAGCTACAAATAA
- a CDS encoding succinate dehydrogenase/fumarate reductase iron-sulfur subunit, translating to MKLYLKIWRQFNTSSKGEMTDYEIDEVTEHMSFLEMLDLLNESLIQQGERVIEFDHDCREGICGQCGVMINGRAHGPIKNTTTCQLHMRSFKDGDTIYIEPFRAKAFPVLRDLKIDRKAFDSIIASGGFIGASTGQAPEANSIPISYEIAEEAFDAAACIGCGACVASCKNASAALFVGAKITHLALLPQGKVEASKRALTMVKKMDEEGFGACSDTRACEIECPQGISVLSIAKMNLEYMKALAFRK from the coding sequence ATGAAACTTTATCTTAAAATTTGGAGGCAATTTAATACTTCATCGAAAGGAGAAATGACAGATTACGAAATTGATGAAGTGACAGAACATATGTCTTTTTTAGAAATGTTAGATCTCTTAAACGAGTCTCTCATTCAACAGGGCGAACGCGTTATTGAATTTGATCATGACTGTCGTGAAGGAATCTGCGGTCAATGTGGCGTAATGATTAACGGTCGCGCTCATGGTCCTATAAAAAATACAACCACCTGCCAGCTTCATATGCGAAGTTTTAAAGATGGTGATACAATTTACATTGAACCCTTTCGCGCAAAAGCTTTTCCTGTTTTAAGAGATTTAAAAATTGATCGTAAAGCTTTTGATTCCATTATTGCTTCTGGAGGTTTTATTGGAGCATCGACAGGTCAGGCGCCAGAAGCCAACAGTATTCCAATCTCTTATGAAATTGCCGAAGAAGCTTTCGATGCCGCTGCATGTATTGGATGCGGTGCCTGCGTTGCTTCTTGCAAAAATGCAAGCGCAGCTTTATTTGTTGGAGCCAAAATAACGCATTTAGCGTTGTTGCCACAAGGAAAAGTAGAAGCTTCTAAACGTGCTCTTACAATGGTCAAAAAAATGGATGAAGAAGGCTTTGGCGCATGTTCTGACACTCGTGCGTGTGAAATCGAATGTCCGCAGGGAATTTCGGTTCTTTCTATTGCAAAGATGAATTTAGAATATATGAAAGCTTTGGCTTTTAGGAAATAA
- a CDS encoding dihydrodipicolinate reductase C-terminal domain-containing protein — translation MKIGLIGFGKTGKSVASILLENKKFCLEWVLRQSTVLEHRSVPEFFGVQSDEPGLIYSSSKTSIDELLEKHPVDVIIDFSSNQGIYTYGEVAAKNKVKIISAISHYKEKELQFLKKLGQKTTVFWSPNITLGVNYLLFAAKFLKKIAPWVDIEVNEEHFKAKEGTSGTAIKIAEALDVDKENINSVRAGGIVGKHEVIFGFPFQTVRIIHESISREAFGNGVIFVAENIKEKENGLYNFEDILTPYFTV, via the coding sequence ATGAAAATAGGATTAATCGGATTCGGAAAAACTGGAAAATCAGTAGCTTCAATATTATTAGAAAATAAAAAATTCTGCTTAGAATGGGTTTTAAGACAAAGTACCGTTTTAGAACACAGATCTGTTCCTGAATTTTTTGGAGTGCAGTCAGACGAACCCGGCTTAATCTATTCAAGTTCAAAAACTTCTATTGATGAATTGTTAGAAAAACATCCAGTAGATGTAATTATTGACTTTTCTTCTAATCAAGGGATTTATACTTATGGTGAAGTTGCAGCAAAAAATAAAGTAAAAATAATCTCGGCTATTTCTCATTATAAAGAGAAAGAATTGCAGTTTTTAAAGAAATTAGGACAGAAAACAACCGTTTTTTGGTCGCCAAATATTACTTTGGGAGTTAATTATTTATTGTTTGCAGCCAAGTTTTTAAAGAAAATAGCACCTTGGGTTGATATTGAAGTTAATGAAGAACATTTTAAAGCCAAAGAAGGAACTTCTGGAACAGCAATAAAAATTGCTGAAGCACTAGATGTGGATAAAGAAAATATCAATTCAGTACGTGCGGGCGGAATTGTCGGAAAACATGAAGTTATCTTCGGATTCCCTTTTCAAACGGTACGAATTATTCACGAATCGATTTCAAGAGAAGCCTTTGGAAACGGAGTTATTTTTGTTGCTGAAAATATAAAAGAGAAAGAAAACGGTTTGTATAATTTTGAAGATATTCTAACACCGTATTTTACGGTCTAA
- a CDS encoding ATP-binding cassette domain-containing protein translates to MLTAENLTKKYGDNIALHDLNLTIKEGEIFALLGQNGAGKTTTINLFLGFIEPTEGTLKINDIPVILNAKTTKEFVAYIPETVMLYPNLTGLENLKFFSSLAGFKYSKGELVYFLNKAGLQTKAHDQNLGGYSKGMRQKVGIAIAIAKKAKVLLLDEPTSGLDPKASNEFSQILKELSADGTAILMATHDIFRAREVATHIGIMKQGNLVTVIEAEKISANELEDLYLQTV, encoded by the coding sequence ATGCTTACAGCTGAAAATCTGACCAAGAAATATGGCGATAATATTGCTTTACACGATCTGAATTTAACTATTAAAGAAGGAGAAATATTTGCTCTTTTAGGTCAAAACGGTGCCGGAAAAACCACAACAATCAACTTGTTTTTAGGTTTTATCGAACCAACAGAAGGAACTTTAAAAATTAATGATATACCTGTTATTTTAAATGCTAAAACAACAAAAGAATTTGTTGCTTACATTCCAGAAACAGTAATGCTTTATCCGAATTTAACTGGATTAGAAAACCTAAAATTTTTCTCTTCATTAGCAGGTTTTAAATACTCAAAAGGAGAATTGGTTTATTTTTTAAATAAAGCAGGATTACAAACCAAAGCGCACGACCAAAATCTGGGCGGTTATTCTAAAGGAATGCGTCAAAAAGTGGGAATTGCAATCGCTATTGCTAAAAAAGCAAAAGTGCTTTTATTAGACGAACCAACAAGTGGTTTGGATCCGAAGGCATCTAATGAATTTTCTCAAATCCTAAAAGAACTTTCAGCTGACGGAACAGCCATTTTAATGGCAACTCACGATATTTTCAGGGCGCGCGAAGTGGCTACTCACATCGGTATTATGAAACAAGGAAATTTGGTTACCGTAATTGAAGCGGAGAAAATTTCTGCCAACGAATTAGAAGATTTGTATTTACAAACGGTTTAA
- a CDS encoding TonB-dependent siderophore receptor — protein sequence MKHLFCLLFSVSTFSILNAQTNKKVRDSITKDSLELESKRNELQTVEIIGRSTRKYNSDYSFSATKTASLNKDIPQSISSITKELIADKGAIYLSDVVKMASGVIPASYYNQYTIRGISQNEEGQIINGMRTRQYYFLQPLTSNIERVEVIKGPSSATFSSVDPGGSINMVTKKPLAIDRKEVSLTVGSFSTLRGTLDFTGPLNESKTLLYRVNGAYQEAKSFRDLVNNKSFLISPSFTYIPNEKTAINTELVLSDMTGVLDRGQPIFGAVAGKTDLNKTPISLNLGASGDYFKSKEMILMTNLAHKFTSKIGFNASYMKQTWTENLQEHRTTNAFAVDMNNQPVTSLAMMQFVQRQQYWDIDNLSAYFNFDFKTGKLNHKLLTGYDLSSWNKNIGGGQNAARGYLLKDGTVASSFVSANASNYQTVTLNGVLLPKPNVNFFDLNNPSYALRNTQDYVMNVRTALPSALTTTNAIYIQDQIQWEKFTFLLGLRNEWFEDITNYKSNNELTVKKSALLPRIGITYAINSAINVYTTYLEGYQPQSNTTTLMPQTGSLPAGSLFKPLESDLKEFGMKAVFFNNSVSFNAAIYEINQRIILMNANDPVNPDLLVTRGSERSRGFECDLAGYITKDWQINASYSYIDAEITNDANTSLIGQRKQNTPKNSANLWTRYNFASHSALDDFGIGLGMQYQSSKVPWFTRDFTIPDFTIFDAALYYKPNNGNMQIALNAGNLLNKTYWLGAQNYLRLFPGSPRNVSLTVTYKF from the coding sequence ATGAAACATCTATTTTGCTTACTGTTTTCGGTAAGCACTTTTTCTATTTTAAATGCGCAAACTAACAAAAAAGTTAGAGATAGCATTACTAAAGATTCTTTGGAATTAGAAAGCAAACGAAACGAATTGCAAACCGTTGAAATTATCGGTCGCTCAACGCGAAAGTATAATAGCGATTATTCTTTTTCTGCTACAAAAACAGCTTCTTTAAACAAAGATATTCCGCAATCTATTTCGAGCATTACCAAAGAATTAATTGCCGATAAAGGCGCTATTTATTTGTCCGATGTTGTAAAAATGGCCAGCGGTGTAATTCCAGCGAGCTATTACAATCAATATACCATTCGTGGGATAAGTCAGAATGAAGAAGGGCAAATTATCAACGGAATGCGAACCAGACAATATTATTTTCTACAGCCATTAACGAGTAATATTGAGCGGGTTGAAGTAATTAAAGGTCCGTCGAGCGCGACATTTTCTTCTGTAGATCCAGGCGGAAGTATTAATATGGTAACGAAAAAACCTCTTGCAATTGACCGAAAAGAAGTTAGCCTTACTGTTGGAAGTTTTAGCACACTTCGCGGGACTTTAGATTTTACAGGACCTTTAAATGAATCCAAAACACTTTTATATCGTGTAAACGGCGCTTATCAGGAAGCAAAATCATTTCGTGATTTGGTAAATAATAAGTCTTTTTTGATTTCTCCTTCGTTTACTTACATTCCTAATGAAAAAACGGCCATCAATACCGAATTGGTTTTAAGTGATATGACTGGAGTTCTAGATCGCGGACAACCCATTTTTGGTGCTGTTGCTGGAAAAACTGATTTAAATAAAACTCCAATCAGTTTAAATTTAGGTGCTTCTGGAGATTATTTTAAATCTAAAGAAATGATTTTGATGACGAATTTAGCTCATAAATTCACTTCAAAAATTGGTTTCAATGCATCGTACATGAAACAAACCTGGACAGAAAATCTTCAGGAACATCGCACAACAAACGCTTTTGCGGTTGATATGAACAATCAGCCTGTTACGAGTTTGGCGATGATGCAATTTGTACAGCGTCAGCAATATTGGGACATTGACAATTTGAGTGCTTATTTTAATTTTGATTTTAAAACAGGAAAACTCAATCATAAGTTATTAACTGGATATGATTTAAGCAGTTGGAATAAAAATATTGGAGGAGGACAAAACGCCGCGAGAGGTTATCTTTTAAAAGACGGAACGGTTGCCAGTTCTTTTGTTTCAGCCAATGCGTCCAATTATCAAACAGTTACTTTAAATGGTGTTTTATTACCAAAACCAAATGTCAATTTCTTCGATTTGAACAATCCTTCTTATGCGTTGAGAAATACGCAAGATTATGTAATGAATGTTCGTACAGCGCTTCCTTCAGCACTTACAACAACCAATGCGATATATATTCAGGATCAAATTCAGTGGGAAAAATTTACTTTTTTATTGGGACTAAGAAACGAATGGTTTGAAGATATTACAAACTACAAATCAAACAATGAATTAACAGTCAAAAAATCTGCTTTATTACCTAGAATTGGAATAACGTACGCCATAAATAGTGCAATAAATGTTTATACGACTTATTTAGAAGGATATCAGCCACAATCGAATACAACGACTTTGATGCCACAAACAGGAAGTTTACCTGCTGGAAGTCTTTTTAAACCATTGGAAAGTGATTTGAAAGAGTTTGGAATGAAAGCCGTTTTCTTTAATAATTCCGTAAGTTTTAACGCGGCGATCTACGAAATCAATCAGCGTATTATTTTGATGAACGCCAATGATCCTGTAAATCCCGATTTGTTAGTAACCAGAGGTTCTGAAAGAAGTCGTGGTTTTGAGTGTGATTTAGCGGGTTACATTACTAAAGATTGGCAGATAAATGCTTCTTACAGTTATATCGATGCTGAAATTACAAACGATGCAAATACTTCTTTAATTGGGCAAAGAAAGCAGAATACGCCAAAAAACAGCGCCAATTTATGGACACGCTACAACTTTGCTTCTCATTCAGCTTTAGATGATTTCGGAATTGGATTAGGAATGCAGTATCAAAGCAGTAAAGTGCCTTGGTTTACAAGAGATTTTACAATTCCGGACTTTACAATTTTTGATGCAGCGCTTTATTATAAACCCAATAATGGCAATATGCAGATTGCCTTGAATGCAGGAAATCTGCTTAATAAAACGTATTGGTTAGGCGCTCAGAATTATTTGAGATTATTTCCTGGAAGTCCTAGAAATGTGAGCTTAACCGTAACTTATAAATTTTAA
- a CDS encoding DUF3526 domain-containing protein, with translation MKILHSEILIASHFRQSVFKNTALYIITFFIGVLLLYATFSGWENYKNQNETSEKYQHESREDWLKNPDKNPHRMAHYGNFAFRKSTPLSVFEFGMEPFFGNAIFLEAHKQNTANFSEAGFSNSMLRFGEISIAMVLQVLLPLLIFFLGFNAIAYERENGTLKILLTQGINWKQLLVGKILGVASVIMLLFVPTIIALILVWLFLQDFSITTDETIKMVLFILFHFAYLLFFCVIAVLISATSKTSKKALITLIGIWLIFTIILPRTTQAIGAYIYEAPSKIQFNSDIEKDILKQGDSHNPNDPHYKAIKDSLLRAYKVDSVQKLPFNYSGFIMTEGEKISSRIYNEHLAELLQIYKKQNSFSKIVSFLNPHIAMKNLSMGLSNTDYESYIDFQKQAEDYRYVMAQKMNALQIKYISNKKPGPNDKPLTIDKEHWADVEDFHYQPKTIGTILKNEIISIISIILWIALLFILIQIASKKLKAI, from the coding sequence ATGAAAATATTACACTCAGAAATTTTAATAGCCAGCCATTTTAGACAATCTGTCTTTAAAAATACAGCTTTATATATCATTACTTTTTTTATTGGTGTTTTACTTTTATACGCTACATTTTCGGGTTGGGAAAATTATAAAAACCAGAACGAAACCAGCGAAAAATACCAACACGAATCGAGAGAAGACTGGTTGAAAAATCCAGACAAGAACCCGCATAGAATGGCGCATTATGGCAATTTTGCGTTTAGAAAAAGTACGCCTTTAAGTGTTTTTGAATTTGGAATGGAGCCTTTTTTTGGAAATGCTATTTTCCTTGAAGCCCACAAACAAAATACCGCCAATTTCTCTGAAGCTGGATTTTCTAACAGTATGCTTCGTTTTGGAGAAATCAGCATTGCGATGGTTTTACAAGTTTTATTGCCTTTATTAATCTTCTTTTTAGGTTTTAATGCCATTGCCTACGAACGGGAAAACGGAACATTAAAAATTCTTTTAACGCAGGGAATTAACTGGAAACAGCTTTTAGTTGGAAAAATATTGGGCGTTGCGAGCGTCATTATGCTACTTTTTGTTCCAACTATAATTGCTTTGATTTTAGTTTGGCTGTTTCTTCAAGATTTTAGCATTACGACAGACGAAACGATAAAAATGGTTCTATTTATACTTTTTCATTTTGCTTATCTCCTATTCTTCTGCGTTATCGCTGTTTTGATTTCGGCAACTAGTAAAACTTCTAAAAAAGCTTTGATTACGCTTATCGGAATTTGGCTGATTTTTACGATTATTTTGCCGAGAACGACACAGGCAATTGGAGCTTATATTTACGAAGCACCTTCTAAAATTCAGTTTAATAGCGATATTGAGAAAGACATTTTAAAACAAGGTGACAGCCATAATCCGAATGATCCGCATTATAAAGCGATAAAAGATTCGTTGCTTCGTGCTTACAAAGTCGATTCGGTACAGAAACTTCCTTTCAATTATTCTGGATTCATTATGACCGAAGGCGAAAAAATAAGTTCCAGAATTTATAATGAACATTTGGCAGAATTACTTCAGATTTATAAAAAGCAAAACAGCTTTTCTAAAATAGTTTCTTTTCTAAATCCGCATATCGCGATGAAAAATCTCTCGATGGGATTATCTAATACAGATTACGAATCATACATCGATTTTCAGAAACAAGCGGAAGATTATCGTTATGTAATGGCTCAGAAAATGAACGCTTTGCAGATTAAATACATCAGTAATAAAAAACCTGGTCCTAATGACAAACCGCTCACAATAGATAAAGAACATTGGGCTGATGTAGAAGATTTTCATTATCAACCTAAAACAATCGGAACGATTTTAAAAAACGAAATCATTTCGATTATTTCGATTATTCTCTGGATTGCATTGCTTTTTATTTTAATTCAAATAGCGTCCAAAAAACTTAAAGCCATATAA
- a CDS encoding DUF3526 domain-containing protein, producing the protein MLSLLFKNFIRSKGTKIGLIFLLCIGFISLLIGKQFQDKQQNNIKEASIYQKEHIARNAAFHKDEIGLLLYYIKFSLVNNTLPINSLAIGQRDVNPSIQSVTIRGLEGQKYDSELNNPNNLLAGNIDFSFVLIYLFPLLIIAFSYNLISEEKESGTWKIVATQSQNTFLFILKSFYVRILSLIALLTFLLFAAVLFFHIPLDSAFFIFYGLGVLYILFWFAVCFFIVSLQKHSNFNAVILLTIWLFLIIIVPAGINAYIVNQYQVPEALELTLKQRNAYHEKWDTDKNETMEKFYKHYPQFRSYKIPEDKEFSWLWYYAMQQMGDDESAVQSRELESKLQQRNLASQRIAKFIPTLHTQLQLNEIVHSDLGNQLLFLKETSKFHEKLRLHFYPKIFDNAAVNQQNWKDFKVETFRDSSEISFGKAFLPLLLFILFLIGFGWRNFKTKAVF; encoded by the coding sequence ATGTTATCATTATTATTTAAAAATTTCATTCGGTCAAAAGGAACAAAAATTGGTTTGATTTTTTTGTTATGCATTGGTTTTATAAGCTTATTGATTGGAAAACAGTTTCAAGATAAACAACAAAACAATATCAAAGAAGCTTCTATTTATCAAAAAGAACATATTGCCAGAAATGCCGCTTTTCATAAAGACGAAATAGGACTTTTATTGTATTACATCAAATTTTCTTTGGTTAATAATACGTTGCCAATAAATAGTTTAGCCATCGGACAACGCGATGTGAATCCGTCGATTCAAAGTGTTACAATTCGTGGTTTAGAAGGTCAGAAATACGATTCAGAACTGAATAATCCGAACAATCTTCTGGCAGGAAATATTGATTTTAGTTTTGTGCTTATTTATCTTTTTCCGCTTTTAATCATTGCCTTTTCATACAACCTTATTTCCGAAGAAAAAGAAAGCGGCACGTGGAAAATTGTGGCAACTCAAAGTCAAAACACCTTTCTTTTTATTCTAAAATCATTCTATGTCAGGATCTTAAGTCTAATCGCATTGCTTACATTTTTGCTTTTTGCCGCTGTTTTATTCTTCCATATCCCACTAGATTCGGCTTTCTTTATTTTCTACGGACTTGGAGTTTTGTACATTTTATTTTGGTTTGCTGTCTGTTTCTTTATTGTTTCCTTGCAAAAACATTCCAATTTTAATGCGGTAATTCTCTTGACGATCTGGCTGTTTTTAATCATTATTGTTCCAGCAGGAATCAACGCTTATATCGTAAATCAATATCAAGTTCCCGAAGCTTTAGAACTGACTTTAAAACAACGAAATGCTTATCACGAAAAATGGGATACGGATAAAAATGAAACGATGGAGAAATTCTATAAACATTATCCGCAGTTTAGATCATATAAAATTCCAGAAGATAAAGAATTCAGCTGGCTTTGGTATTATGCTATGCAGCAAATGGGCGACGACGAATCGGCTGTGCAATCGCGCGAATTGGAATCAAAATTACAACAGCGAAATCTTGCCAGCCAAAGAATTGCAAAATTTATTCCGACTCTTCATACGCAATTGCAATTGAATGAAATCGTGCATTCTGATTTAGGAAACCAGCTTTTATTTTTGAAAGAAACATCAAAATTTCACGAAAAACTACGTTTGCATTTTTATCCTAAAATATTCGACAATGCAGCAGTAAATCAGCAAAATTGGAAAGATTTTAAGGTAGAAACATTTCGAGATTCTTCAGAAATTAGTTTTGGAAAAGCCTTTTTGCCTTTATTGCTTTTCATCTTATTTTTGATTGGTTTTGGATGGAGGAATTTTAAAACGAAAGCTGTTTTTTAA
- a CDS encoding RNA polymerase sigma-70 factor codes for MNNNTSFELELFQSFKNGDETAYTFFYDKYFKRIQSFSVQFIYDHDEAENLAQEALLHLWQNKENVESINGIQAFLYTYAKSKCLNLIRHNKVKDKFKNDLLNHQERELNIEVLNSVQFDTLELTELERIIQESISELPPKTREVFIKKRFENKKNAEIAEEMEVTLKAVEAHMTKALKILKTKLSDYLFLIFILIYNN; via the coding sequence ATGAACAACAATACCAGTTTCGAATTAGAACTTTTCCAATCCTTTAAGAACGGAGATGAAACTGCGTATACATTTTTCTACGACAAATATTTTAAGAGAATTCAATCTTTTAGTGTTCAGTTTATTTATGATCATGATGAGGCTGAAAACCTAGCTCAAGAAGCTTTACTACATCTTTGGCAAAATAAAGAAAACGTAGAATCAATAAACGGAATTCAGGCTTTCTTATACACTTACGCCAAATCAAAATGCTTGAATTTAATTCGTCACAATAAAGTTAAAGATAAATTCAAGAATGACCTTCTTAACCACCAAGAAAGAGAATTGAATATCGAAGTTTTAAACTCTGTACAATTTGACACTTTAGAATTAACAGAATTAGAACGCATTATTCAAGAATCAATTAGTGAATTACCACCTAAAACTCGCGAAGTTTTTATAAAAAAACGCTTTGAGAATAAAAAAAATGCAGAAATAGCAGAAGAAATGGAAGTGACTTTAAAAGCTGTAGAAGCCCACATGACAAAGGCTTTGAAGATTTTAAAAACCAAACTATCTGATTATTTGTTCTTAATTTTTATCCTTATTTATAATAATTAA